One Nitrospirae bacterium YQR-1 DNA window includes the following coding sequences:
- a CDS encoding universal stress protein produces the protein MSKDAYQANLLGDIKSILLCTDCSEYSKYAVSEAVNLAGVCGTNLNILYVKENPSFLEDYTANEQRHMDEILEMAAANNVECSALIRYGLEPHEAIAEESRRLKTDIIVMGKHGGKGLSRLLMGSVTAKVIAYADCKVAVVPRDSEMKGETILLATDGSACSKAAEMEAIMMAKRCNKVKKLVSITVYPHEDKRYEYEEIVSSLESAAAENGVAVESLLLCHNDPYKAIVNVSLESGADLIIIGSHGRTGLSRLLMGSVSERVVALSFCPVLVVKGT, from the coding sequence GTGTCAAAAGACGCTTATCAGGCAAATCTCCTGGGCGATATAAAATCAATACTTCTGTGCACAGACTGCTCTGAGTACTCAAAGTATGCCGTGTCGGAGGCGGTCAACTTGGCCGGTGTTTGCGGTACGAATTTAAATATTTTATATGTAAAGGAAAATCCGTCATTTTTAGAGGATTACACAGCAAACGAACAGCGCCACATGGATGAAATTCTTGAAATGGCCGCAGCTAATAATGTTGAGTGCAGCGCGCTGATAAGGTATGGATTAGAGCCTCATGAGGCAATAGCAGAGGAGTCAAGGAGGCTGAAAACCGACATAATCGTAATGGGTAAGCACGGTGGCAAAGGACTAAGCCGCCTTCTGATGGGAAGTGTTACAGCAAAAGTTATTGCCTATGCCGATTGCAAGGTTGCTGTTGTACCCAGGGACTCGGAGATGAAAGGAGAGACAATCCTGCTGGCCACAGACGGCTCTGCTTGCAGTAAGGCTGCTGAGATGGAAGCCATAATGATGGCTAAGCGTTGCAATAAGGTTAAAAAACTTGTCTCTATCACCGTTTATCCACACGAGGATAAACGTTACGAATATGAGGAAATAGTGAGCTCTTTAGAGTCCGCCGCCGCAGAAAACGGCGTTGCAGTGGAGTCCCTGCTGCTTTGCCACAACGACCCCTACAAGGCCATAGTGAATGTCTCCCTTGAGAGTGGTGCGGATTTAATCATCATAGGCAGCCACGGCAGGACAGGCCTAAGCAGGCTTTTGATGGGAAGTGTGTCGGAGCGGGTGGTGGCTCTTTCTTTTTGCCCCGTGTTGGTAGTTAAAGGCACATAA
- a CDS encoding glycosyltransferase: MFDTLVYVGGENAFERGAIGTHMRGVVNAFHNTSRFKIIFIGGKYHDEVNDGGIKAHEINILPVNRSTSMAGRMAACLRYSYSVIQALKKLMRNGSDFYVYTRYSLYTTPVVLTFLKKHGIKTIVEYNDVTTDVLLFEKNLNPGFSAGKLIRTGNLTVKAIQRLEAYSFKKAGLIVTMTEGLSRYIHGLTPEANVIVSNNATGIENIRYTRGIDKSGLRVKLNLSPDLFYICYLGTITWWDGLGILLEALHMLKHRADIRLIMIGYGADLKLVKDTVKKLGLMERVIFFPAMPFKEAYDYLIASDLAPVVKLIDTYEYTPIKYYEAMASATPIIANDILYINEAGKHRWGKVLPHPPSAKDMAEAIEHFYAIKDTLDAMKEEILNYAESFHTWDRRVEAVIAAMRAVLGEGLHPSPNTKLQSFD, from the coding sequence GTGTTTGATACGTTAGTGTATGTGGGTGGTGAAAACGCCTTTGAACGGGGCGCCATCGGCACGCACATGCGCGGAGTAGTCAACGCCTTCCATAACACAAGCAGATTTAAAATTATCTTTATCGGCGGCAAGTACCACGATGAGGTTAACGACGGTGGCATCAAGGCCCACGAAATAAACATTCTGCCGGTTAACAGAAGCACCTCAATGGCCGGACGAATGGCAGCCTGTCTCAGGTACTCTTATAGTGTTATCCAGGCACTGAAAAAACTAATGCGTAACGGCAGTGATTTTTATGTTTACACACGGTACTCTCTTTATACCACTCCGGTTGTCCTTACATTTCTTAAAAAACACGGCATCAAAACCATTGTTGAATACAACGATGTAACAACAGACGTGTTGCTTTTTGAAAAAAACCTCAATCCTGGATTTTCAGCCGGAAAACTCATAAGAACCGGCAATTTAACTGTTAAAGCCATCCAAAGGCTTGAGGCATATTCATTTAAAAAGGCCGGCCTTATTGTCACTATGACTGAGGGACTCAGTAGATACATCCACGGCCTTACCCCTGAGGCCAACGTAATAGTTTCCAACAATGCCACCGGCATTGAAAATATCAGATACACCAGAGGCATAGACAAAAGTGGGCTGAGAGTAAAACTAAATTTATCGCCGGACTTATTTTACATCTGCTACCTAGGCACGATAACGTGGTGGGACGGCCTCGGGATTTTGCTTGAAGCCCTGCATATGCTTAAACACAGGGCGGATATCAGGTTAATTATGATAGGCTATGGAGCGGATTTAAAACTCGTGAAAGATACGGTTAAAAAGCTCGGATTGATGGAGCGTGTCATATTTTTTCCTGCCATGCCCTTTAAAGAGGCCTATGACTACCTGATAGCCTCAGACCTAGCCCCTGTGGTTAAGCTTATTGACACCTACGAATACACGCCAATCAAGTACTATGAGGCCATGGCCTCTGCTACACCGATAATCGCTAACGACATACTTTACATAAACGAGGCGGGCAAACACCGGTGGGGAAAAGTGCTGCCTCACCCCCCCTCGGCAAAAGACATGGCAGAGGCCATAGAACATTTCTACGCAATAAAAGATACACTGGATGCAATGAAAGAGGAAATCCTCAACTACGCCGAGTCTTTTCACACATGGGACAGACGTGTAGAGGCTGTCATCGCCGCTATGAGGGCGGTATTAGGGGAAGGACTCCATCCTTCCCCTAATACCAAGTTGCAGTCATTCGATTAA